In one Pseudodesulfovibrio tunisiensis genomic region, the following are encoded:
- a CDS encoding FAD-binding and (Fe-S)-binding domain-containing protein, producing the protein MCPIDTFVEDVKNTIPEQRVHTEEMLVKAFSVDGSPFEPIAKAVVDVTTTDELQALLRAARSHKVSLTFRGAGTGVSGQTIAEDVTVRLIGDQWKRIEILDNGDRVRAGCCAVGGDINEALKPYRRLLTSDPSSVNSAFIGGMASTNAAGLSCTIDKNIYHMMTDLHFTLADGATVDTADPSNVAAFRKSHAHMLDELAALRQRILDSEEMDAKVRRKFSIRNTAGYSLNAFTDYDDPVEILKHLIIGSEGTLAFIHDITLRTGVLKPLRATALVGFTSLENAIQGVLRLEEGCDMYAVEFLNCVSLGALMQLPEFPDSLQGLGDTGCALLLETRGEDEKKLQANVDSVLEALSKVDVAIPPEFVTDHDVCENLWNIRRALFPILAGTRNPDEFAYSEDYCVPIKNLPEACNAFVDITTKHGFPGTGVHGHALHGNIHFSIPLKLNDPESLRRLSDLLDEVGDKVLSLGGALKAEHGTGRAVAPFVRLEWGDDLYKVMQDLKKTIDPEGLLNPNVILNDDPRCHLTNLKYAGPVDPTIDTCVDCGFCEYVCPSREVGLSSRQRIYVLRAIAGLRRSGEDEKADKWQALFDAKGRDLCATDGLCSTRCPLALDIAGYMRTLRHEAASPSHHSIADKIGKHFKLVQNSASTMLHVASAAHRLMGHTLATKTAPLGRKLSGMTLPDLREVHLKGGAKLPAPNPDKRPNTVVYFPSCAVRTMGYADDGQHKDEPLVDVALRLLERAGFQVIIPDKTNGLCCGKAFETKGLFEEADAKSAELNEVLLRETDNGRIPVLCDTSPCLLRMRKTLDKRLELLEPVEFVLKHLADKLHFTRKNRAVAIHATCSMREMGLVEKFREVAEKCVTKVVIPEKIFCCGFSGDKGFTHPELNAAALRTLASQIRDCAEGYSTSRTCEIGLTLHGRKPYRNILYLVDECTEAK; encoded by the coding sequence ATGTGTCCTATTGATACATTTGTCGAGGATGTCAAGAATACCATCCCGGAACAGCGGGTACACACGGAAGAGATGCTGGTCAAGGCATTCTCCGTGGACGGCAGCCCGTTCGAGCCCATTGCCAAGGCCGTTGTCGACGTGACCACGACCGATGAATTGCAGGCCCTGCTGCGGGCCGCACGCTCCCACAAGGTAAGCCTGACCTTCCGGGGTGCGGGCACCGGCGTGAGCGGCCAGACCATTGCCGAGGACGTCACGGTCCGGCTGATCGGCGACCAGTGGAAGCGCATCGAAATCCTTGACAACGGCGACCGCGTACGCGCGGGCTGCTGCGCCGTGGGCGGCGACATCAACGAAGCCTTGAAGCCCTATCGCAGGCTCCTGACCTCGGACCCCTCCTCGGTGAACAGCGCGTTCATCGGCGGCATGGCCTCCACCAATGCAGCAGGCCTGAGCTGCACCATCGACAAGAACATCTACCACATGATGACGGACCTGCATTTCACGCTGGCGGACGGCGCCACCGTGGATACAGCCGATCCGTCCAATGTTGCCGCATTCCGCAAGAGCCACGCCCACATGCTCGACGAGCTCGCGGCCCTGCGCCAGCGCATTCTGGACAGCGAGGAAATGGACGCCAAGGTCCGGCGCAAGTTCTCCATTCGCAATACGGCCGGATACAGCCTGAACGCGTTCACGGACTATGACGATCCTGTTGAAATACTCAAGCATCTGATCATCGGTTCCGAAGGCACGCTGGCTTTCATCCACGACATCACCCTGCGCACCGGCGTGCTCAAGCCCCTGCGCGCCACGGCTCTGGTGGGCTTCACCTCGCTGGAAAACGCGATTCAGGGTGTGCTGCGGCTTGAGGAAGGCTGCGACATGTATGCCGTGGAATTTCTGAACTGCGTGTCCCTCGGCGCATTGATGCAACTCCCGGAATTCCCGGATTCCCTTCAGGGACTGGGTGACACCGGCTGTGCCCTGCTTCTGGAAACGCGCGGAGAAGACGAAAAGAAACTTCAGGCGAACGTGGACAGCGTGCTGGAAGCCCTGTCCAAGGTGGACGTGGCCATCCCGCCCGAATTCGTGACCGACCACGACGTGTGCGAAAACCTGTGGAACATCCGCCGCGCCCTGTTCCCGATCCTCGCCGGCACCCGCAATCCAGACGAATTCGCCTATTCCGAAGACTATTGCGTACCCATCAAGAATCTGCCCGAAGCCTGCAACGCCTTCGTGGACATCACCACCAAGCACGGATTTCCGGGAACCGGGGTGCACGGCCATGCCCTGCACGGCAACATCCATTTCTCCATCCCGCTCAAGCTCAATGATCCCGAATCCCTGCGCCGCCTGAGCGACCTGCTCGACGAAGTGGGCGACAAGGTGCTGTCACTGGGCGGTGCGCTCAAGGCCGAACACGGCACGGGCCGGGCCGTGGCTCCGTTCGTGCGTCTGGAATGGGGCGACGATCTGTACAAGGTCATGCAGGACCTGAAAAAGACCATCGATCCTGAAGGCCTGCTCAACCCCAACGTGATCCTGAACGACGATCCGCGCTGCCACCTGACCAATCTCAAGTATGCCGGTCCCGTGGATCCGACCATCGACACCTGCGTGGATTGCGGATTCTGCGAATACGTCTGTCCGTCGCGGGAAGTGGGCCTTTCCTCGCGCCAGCGCATCTACGTGCTGCGTGCCATTGCAGGCCTACGCCGGTCCGGAGAGGATGAAAAGGCGGACAAGTGGCAGGCGCTGTTCGACGCAAAAGGCCGCGACCTGTGTGCCACGGACGGTCTGTGCTCCACGCGCTGCCCGCTCGCTCTGGACATCGCCGGATACATGCGCACCCTGCGCCACGAAGCAGCCAGTCCGTCGCACCACTCCATCGCCGACAAGATCGGCAAGCACTTCAAGCTGGTGCAGAACTCGGCCTCGACCATGCTGCATGTGGCCTCTGCCGCGCATCGGCTCATGGGCCACACCCTTGCCACCAAAACCGCACCTCTGGGCAGAAAGCTCTCGGGCATGACCCTGCCCGACCTGCGTGAAGTCCACCTCAAGGGCGGAGCCAAGTTGCCCGCACCCAATCCGGACAAACGCCCGAACACCGTGGTCTACTTCCCGTCCTGCGCCGTGCGCACCATGGGATATGCCGATGACGGGCAGCACAAGGACGAACCGCTTGTGGACGTAGCTCTGCGCCTGCTGGAACGCGCGGGCTTTCAGGTAATCATCCCGGACAAGACCAACGGTCTGTGCTGCGGCAAGGCGTTCGAGACCAAGGGACTGTTCGAGGAAGCCGACGCCAAGTCCGCGGAACTGAATGAAGTGCTGCTCCGCGAAACCGACAACGGCAGGATTCCGGTTCTCTGCGACACCAGCCCGTGCCTGTTGCGGATGCGCAAGACGCTGGACAAGCGACTGGAACTGCTGGAGCCCGTGGAATTCGTGCTCAAGCATCTCGCGGACAAGCTGCACTTCACGCGCAAAAACCGCGCCGTGGCCATCCATGCGACCTGTTCCATGCGTGAGATGGGTCTGGTGGAAAAATTCCGGGAAGTTGCGGAAAAATGCGTCACCAAGGTAGTGATTCCCGAAAAGATATTCTGCTGCGGATTTTCCGGGGACAAGGGGTTTACCCACCCGGAACTCAATGCTGCGGCCCTGCGCACCCTCGCCTCGCAAATCCGGGATTGCGCCGAGGGCTACAGCACCTCCAGGACCTGCGAAATCGGCCTGACCCTGCACGGCAGAAAGCCGTACAGAAACATTCTCTACCTCGTGGACGAATGTACTGAAGCCAAATGA
- a CDS encoding 2-oxoacid:acceptor oxidoreductase family protein has product MREIVYAGFGGQGVLTSGLVMSQVAVFKGQNATWVPSYGSAMRGGTANCTVKYGKDTIYNPAQEEPDFLLAMNGPSFDAFHSIVKPGGIILANTDMVTGNLNVRDDVTVCGLACNTLAHEIGQPRGANIIAAAAIIKLAGDFSMEDGIQGMNDMFRKKGKQKFEAANMKAFECGYNAV; this is encoded by the coding sequence ATGCGCGAGATAGTATACGCGGGATTCGGCGGACAGGGCGTGCTCACCTCGGGTCTGGTCATGTCCCAGGTCGCGGTCTTCAAGGGCCAGAATGCCACTTGGGTTCCGTCCTACGGATCGGCCATGCGCGGCGGCACCGCCAACTGCACGGTCAAGTACGGCAAGGACACCATCTACAACCCGGCTCAGGAGGAACCCGACTTCCTGCTGGCCATGAACGGCCCCTCGTTCGATGCCTTCCACTCCATCGTCAAGCCGGGCGGAATCATTCTGGCCAACACCGACATGGTGACCGGCAACCTGAACGTGCGCGACGACGTGACCGTCTGCGGACTGGCCTGCAACACGCTGGCGCATGAAATCGGACAGCCCCGGGGCGCGAACATCATCGCGGCCGCGGCCATCATCAAGCTGGCTGGCGACTTCTCCATGGAAGACGGCATCCAGGGCATGAACGACATGTTCCGGAAAAAGGGAAAGCAGAAGTTCGAAGCCGCCAACATGAAGGCGTTCGAATGCGGCTATAACGCGGTATAG
- a CDS encoding 3-methyl-2-oxobutanoate dehydrogenase subunit beta, protein MGDMMKGNIAIAEAAVRAGVKLYAGYPITPSTEIMEYLSKRLPEVGASFIQAESELAGINMVMGAASCGVRALTASSGPGISLKQEGISCISDEELTCVVINVVRYGNGLGTLYSAQCDYHRETRGGGNGDYRCIVLSPGSIQEAVDLMATAYELAEKYRIVTVMMTEGALGQMMEPCDLPDFIEPEKLPWGMDGKYSYKKIGIFDRNSMTEAVDLNKKHDTIKANEQRWEDDGLEDADYVFVAYGLPGRSVKGAVRELREEGHKVGFIRPITTWPFPIKAFEKVNRDVKGFISVEANATGQLIDDVALAAKETVKDRNVPAYCLPCVYGIPSIRFTKEGLGKIINGEIKERY, encoded by the coding sequence ATGGGCGACATGATGAAAGGCAACATCGCCATCGCGGAAGCCGCTGTGCGGGCGGGCGTCAAGCTGTACGCCGGGTACCCGATCACGCCTTCCACGGAAATCATGGAATACCTGTCCAAGCGGCTGCCCGAGGTGGGTGCCAGCTTCATCCAGGCCGAAAGCGAACTCGCGGGCATCAACATGGTCATGGGCGCAGCCTCCTGCGGCGTGCGCGCGCTGACCGCATCCTCGGGCCCGGGCATCAGCCTGAAGCAGGAAGGCATTTCCTGCATCTCGGACGAGGAGCTTACCTGCGTGGTCATCAACGTGGTGCGCTACGGCAACGGTCTGGGCACCCTGTACTCCGCCCAGTGCGACTACCACCGCGAAACGCGTGGCGGCGGCAACGGCGACTATCGCTGCATCGTGCTCAGCCCGGGCAGCATTCAGGAAGCCGTGGACCTCATGGCAACGGCCTACGAACTGGCCGAGAAGTACCGCATCGTCACGGTGATGATGACCGAAGGCGCGCTGGGCCAGATGATGGAGCCGTGCGACCTGCCCGACTTCATCGAACCCGAAAAACTGCCCTGGGGAATGGACGGCAAGTATTCCTACAAGAAGATAGGCATCTTCGACCGCAACTCCATGACCGAAGCAGTGGACCTGAACAAAAAACACGACACCATCAAGGCCAACGAGCAACGTTGGGAAGACGACGGACTCGAAGACGCGGACTATGTGTTCGTGGCCTACGGTCTGCCCGGCCGCTCGGTCAAGGGCGCGGTCAGGGAGCTTCGCGAGGAAGGCCACAAGGTCGGCTTCATCCGCCCCATCACCACATGGCCGTTCCCGATCAAGGCGTTCGAAAAGGTCAACAGAGACGTGAAGGGTTTCATCTCCGTGGAAGCCAACGCCACTGGCCAGCTCATCGACGATGTGGCTCTGGCCGCCAAGGAAACCGTCAAGGACCGCAACGTGCCCGCATACTGCCTGCCCTGCGTGTACGGAATCCCGTCCATCAGATTCACCAAGGAAGGGCTGGGCAAGATCATCAATGGCGAGATCAAGGAGAGGTACTAA
- a CDS encoding MFS transporter: MREERGFSVKTFVALFFIGMAYAITYAVPFVQYVFYDTTLHALGATNAQLGTLVAIFGIGNIAGAPIGGILSDKYNHKLLYLGGLLGTSLLSLIWAYNLNYQFSLLVYAGLAITGLFLLFPAHIKIVRSLVDESRQGKVFGFAESFAGIGSTIVNAIALSVFAKYANEIYGFKAVLIFFAACGVICTAILYFLIDGPDKKTEEKTEEKKAKDKITIKDFFIVLKCPGTWFSGIAVFATYTLYCSLSYFTPYFTNVLGVSVVFSGALAIIRTYGLRFVLCPVGGFLGDKFNSVTKVLMVSWIGAAATLLTIMFLPEGTAIPIAIALMLVFGVFVFSARGSMFAVPSEVGIPVKYAAITGGIVCAIGYSPDLFQFILFGNWIDTYGNAAYTMIFTYNIVVCSLGVISALLTFRYKRKLREGLQQGN, encoded by the coding sequence ATGCGGGAAGAAAGAGGATTCAGCGTCAAGACGTTCGTGGCCCTGTTTTTCATAGGCATGGCCTACGCCATCACCTATGCGGTGCCGTTCGTCCAGTACGTGTTCTACGACACCACCCTGCACGCGCTGGGCGCCACGAATGCGCAGCTCGGCACGCTTGTCGCCATCTTCGGCATCGGCAACATTGCGGGCGCGCCCATCGGGGGCATTCTCTCGGACAAGTACAACCACAAACTCCTGTATCTGGGCGGCCTGCTCGGCACGTCCCTGCTTTCCCTGATCTGGGCGTACAATCTGAACTACCAGTTCTCGCTTCTGGTGTATGCAGGTCTGGCCATAACCGGCCTGTTTCTGCTGTTTCCCGCACATATCAAGATCGTTCGCTCTCTTGTGGATGAATCCAGACAGGGCAAGGTGTTCGGTTTCGCGGAATCCTTCGCTGGCATCGGCAGCACCATTGTCAATGCCATCGCCCTGAGCGTCTTCGCCAAGTATGCCAATGAAATCTACGGATTCAAGGCCGTCCTGATCTTCTTTGCCGCCTGCGGCGTAATTTGCACGGCCATCCTGTACTTCCTGATCGACGGCCCGGACAAGAAGACGGAAGAGAAGACCGAAGAGAAGAAAGCCAAGGACAAGATCACGATCAAGGACTTCTTCATCGTGCTCAAGTGCCCCGGCACCTGGTTTTCGGGCATTGCGGTGTTCGCCACCTACACCCTGTACTGCTCCCTGTCCTACTTCACCCCGTACTTTACCAATGTCCTCGGCGTGTCCGTGGTGTTTTCCGGCGCACTCGCCATCATCAGGACGTACGGCCTCCGATTCGTACTCTGTCCCGTGGGCGGTTTTCTGGGCGACAAGTTCAACTCCGTGACCAAGGTGCTCATGGTTTCCTGGATCGGCGCAGCCGCAACCCTGCTGACCATCATGTTCCTGCCCGAAGGCACGGCCATCCCCATTGCCATCGCCCTGATGCTGGTGTTCGGGGTGTTCGTGTTCAGCGCCCGCGGCTCCATGTTCGCCGTGCCCTCGGAAGTGGGAATCCCCGTGAAGTACGCGGCCATCACCGGCGGCATCGTGTGTGCCATCGGCTACTCCCCGGACCTGTTCCAGTTCATCCTGTTCGGCAACTGGATCGATACCTACGGCAACGCGGCCTACACCATGATCTTCACCTACAACATCGTGGTCTGCTCCCTCGGCGTGATCAGTGCGCTGCTCACATTCCGGTATAAGAGGAAGCTCCGCGAAGGCTTGCAGCAAGGCAACTAG
- a CDS encoding 4Fe-4S binding protein → MDVIIVKEERCKQCGLCIEHCPKGAISFADHFNSAGMTPVQVDDEKCIKCGMCYTMCPDGVYEISNNGQGGK, encoded by the coding sequence ATGGACGTTATCATAGTCAAGGAAGAAAGATGCAAACAGTGCGGACTGTGCATCGAGCACTGTCCCAAGGGAGCCATTTCCTTTGCGGACCACTTCAACAGCGCGGGAATGACTCCCGTGCAGGTCGATGACGAAAAGTGCATCAAGTGCGGCATGTGCTACACCATGTGCCCGGACGGCGTGTACGAGATCTCGAACAACGGCCAGGGAGGGAAATAA
- a CDS encoding thiamine pyrophosphate-dependent enzyme — MAKARKVPAIIDNPMSFCPGCGHGIVIRLIAECLEELGQDQNIIFALGVGCSSLLGGGLVTDRLHCPHGRAGAVATGMKRVQPENTIVAYQGDGDAYSIGIAESINAAYRNENFTVITINNTNYGMTGGQMSWTTMPGQVTTTSPLGRDCETTGLPLRFPELVASQFDVAYAARGAVTTPKNVKKLKKYIWNGLDAQVKGEGYSVIEVLSPCPTNWKMTPLKAMERIETELIPYYPLGEFKARKEN; from the coding sequence ATGGCCAAAGCGAGAAAAGTGCCCGCCATCATCGACAACCCCATGTCGTTCTGCCCGGGCTGCGGACACGGCATCGTGATCCGACTCATTGCGGAATGCCTTGAGGAACTGGGGCAGGATCAGAACATCATCTTCGCCCTTGGCGTGGGCTGCTCCAGCCTGCTGGGCGGCGGTCTGGTCACGGACCGGCTGCATTGCCCCCACGGACGCGCTGGCGCAGTTGCCACGGGCATGAAGCGCGTGCAGCCCGAGAACACCATCGTGGCCTATCAGGGCGACGGCGACGCATACAGCATCGGCATCGCGGAGTCCATCAACGCGGCATACCGCAACGAGAACTTCACGGTCATTACCATAAACAACACCAACTACGGCATGACCGGCGGCCAGATGAGCTGGACCACCATGCCCGGTCAGGTGACCACGACCTCGCCTCTTGGTCGCGACTGCGAAACCACGGGCCTGCCCCTGCGTTTCCCGGAACTCGTTGCCAGCCAGTTCGACGTTGCCTATGCGGCGCGCGGAGCGGTCACCACGCCCAAGAATGTGAAGAAGCTCAAGAAATACATCTGGAACGGTCTGGATGCGCAGGTCAAGGGCGAAGGCTACTCCGTGATCGAGGTACTCTCCCCCTGCCCGACCAACTGGAAGATGACGCCCCTGAAGGCCATGGAAAGGATCGAGACCGAACTCATCCCCTACTACCCGCTGGGCGAATTCAAGGCGAGGAAGGAGAACTAG